A DNA window from Thermococcus sp. contains the following coding sequences:
- the rnhB gene encoding ribonuclease HII, with the protein MARSSSGGETLGRRIAGIDEAGRGPVIGPMVIATVVVDERKIPKLEELGVKDSKKLTPKRRERLFDDILSLADDYAVLILSPEEISSREGTLNEFEVENFAKALNSLKVKPDVVYADAADVDEERFARELKARLNFEAEIVAKHRADALFPVVSASSIVAKVTRDREIEKLKEEYGEIGSGYPSDPRTRTFLEEYYRQHGDFPPIVRRNWKTLRKIEEKLAKERKRKGQVSLDEFLKG; encoded by the coding sequence ATGGCGCGCTCCTCTTCAGGAGGTGAAACCTTGGGAAGAAGAATAGCTGGAATAGACGAGGCCGGCAGGGGGCCTGTTATAGGTCCGATGGTGATAGCGACGGTTGTCGTTGATGAAAGAAAAATCCCGAAGCTTGAAGAACTCGGCGTCAAGGACTCAAAAAAGCTGACCCCAAAAAGGAGGGAGAGGCTCTTCGACGATATTTTAAGCCTTGCAGATGACTACGCCGTTTTAATACTTTCGCCGGAGGAGATAAGCTCCAGAGAGGGAACTCTTAACGAGTTCGAGGTTGAGAACTTCGCCAAGGCTTTGAACTCCCTGAAGGTTAAACCGGACGTTGTCTACGCCGATGCCGCGGACGTTGACGAGGAGCGCTTTGCCCGTGAGCTGAAGGCGAGGCTGAACTTTGAGGCCGAAATCGTGGCGAAGCACCGCGCCGATGCGCTTTTTCCCGTTGTCTCGGCCTCCTCCATAGTGGCTAAGGTTACAAGGGACAGGGAAATCGAGAAGCTGAAGGAGGAATACGGCGAAATCGGGAGTGGTTACCCGAGCGACCCGAGGACGAGGACATTTCTGGAGGAGTATTACAGGCAACACGGCGATTTCCCGCCGATTGTGAGGAGAAACTGGAAGACGCTGAGGAAGATTGAGGAGAAGCTCGCAAAGGAGAGGAAACGGAAGGGACAGGTTAGCCTGGATGAGTTTTTGAAAGGATGA
- a CDS encoding metal ABC transporter permease: MIPEFILRAILASIMVSVLLGLLSPLINTKGLAFLTHALFHALLFGAVLGMILALIFNSYALVTLVALIVTITIVLIIAQLEKLGFTPDSAVGIVASFVAGLTVLGFGILYKVMASRPYFPLTENIVSYLTGDIFLITMNNLAVLILGGALIFFVLLFLYRDFLYLSFDPEGMESYGGNARAYLMILYVLVGAIGALIVQTVGLITLQVVAVLPGAIALMVSSDLRKVLAVSLALTLVIQLSSIVLAYYTAIPPSGIATIMLGVIYGALLFRR, encoded by the coding sequence GTGATTCCGGAGTTCATCCTCAGGGCAATCCTCGCGAGCATAATGGTCAGTGTTCTGCTGGGTCTTCTAAGCCCGCTGATAAACACCAAGGGGCTGGCGTTTTTGACTCATGCTCTCTTTCACGCGCTCCTCTTTGGAGCCGTTCTAGGAATGATTCTGGCCCTGATTTTCAACAGCTACGCCCTCGTTACCCTCGTGGCGCTTATCGTCACGATTACAATCGTTCTAATCATCGCCCAGCTTGAAAAACTCGGCTTTACCCCGGATTCGGCAGTCGGAATCGTGGCGAGCTTCGTGGCTGGCCTAACGGTTCTCGGCTTCGGAATCCTCTACAAGGTTATGGCGAGCAGGCCCTACTTCCCCCTGACGGAGAACATCGTTTCCTACCTTACGGGTGACATATTCCTCATAACGATGAACAACCTCGCAGTTCTAATCCTCGGCGGTGCCCTAATTTTCTTCGTCCTCCTCTTCCTCTACCGCGACTTCCTTTACCTTAGCTTCGACCCAGAGGGAATGGAGAGCTACGGTGGAAACGCGAGGGCCTACCTCATGATTCTCTACGTCCTTGTAGGAGCGATAGGCGCGCTTATAGTCCAGACAGTCGGTTTGATAACCCTTCAGGTTGTAGCCGTTCTTCCGGGGGCAATAGCCCTCATGGTGAGTTCCGATTTGAGGAAAGTGCTGGCGGTTAGCTTAGCTCTAACGCTAGTGATTCAGCTATCCTCGATAGTACTAGCTTATTACACGGCAATCCCCCCGAGCGGTATAGCAACGATAATGCTCGGCGTAATCTATGGCGCGCTCCTCTTCAGGAGGTGA
- a CDS encoding metal ABC transporter ATP-binding protein — MKAVEAEDLTIFYDGKPALSDVTFGLDEGRTLLLLGPNGAGKTTLLKTIACFHREYSGKLLVFGKKPCNARSLIGYVPQSSSLNERVPLTALEVVAMGGLYRRGFVHFKIPEEILRKAEEVLAFVGLSHVKDRLFRELSGGQKQRVLLARALMSDPKLLLLDEPLSALDPSARAEVTNVLSKIKSERNVTMIITTHDINPLLEIGDLVMLINKRLIAFGKPEEVLIDEVIKSVYGPMAKVIPVGGKLYCITGDFHIHRENRGGGL; from the coding sequence ATTCTACGATGGAAAGCCGGCCTTGAGCGACGTAACGTTTGGCCTAGATGAGGGAAGAACCCTCCTCCTTCTCGGCCCAAACGGTGCCGGGAAGACAACGCTACTCAAAACGATAGCCTGTTTTCACCGCGAATACTCGGGGAAGCTCCTCGTCTTTGGAAAAAAGCCCTGTAATGCTAGGAGTTTAATCGGCTACGTTCCCCAGAGCAGTTCCCTCAACGAGCGCGTTCCTTTAACGGCTCTGGAAGTCGTCGCCATGGGCGGGCTTTACCGGAGGGGATTCGTTCACTTCAAAATCCCTGAGGAAATTCTCAGGAAGGCGGAGGAAGTCCTGGCCTTCGTCGGTTTAAGCCACGTTAAAGACAGACTCTTCCGGGAGTTATCGGGCGGTCAGAAGCAGAGGGTCCTCCTCGCGAGGGCTTTGATGAGCGACCCAAAGCTACTCCTTCTCGATGAGCCCCTCTCGGCTTTGGACCCGAGCGCGAGAGCCGAAGTTACAAATGTTCTCAGCAAGATAAAGTCGGAGAGAAACGTCACGATGATTATAACCACCCACGACATCAACCCGCTCCTCGAGATAGGCGACCTGGTGATGCTGATTAACAAACGCCTCATAGCCTTCGGAAAACCGGAGGAAGTCCTGATAGATGAAGTTATCAAGTCGGTCTACGGCCCGATGGCCAAAGTAATTCCTGTCGGCGGGAAGCTCTACTGCATAACGGGCGACTTCCACATCCACAGAGAAAACAGGGGTGGTGGCCTGTGA